In the genome of Pseudomonas putida, one region contains:
- a CDS encoding 5-oxoprolinase subunit PxpA, with protein sequence MNNDKRARPMKRLLLNCDIGESFGNWRMGLDAEVMPYIDCANIACGYHAGDPCTMRRTVALALKHGVTIGAHPAYPDLVGFGRRSMACSSDEIRDLLHYQIGALDGICKVLGSRVAYVKPHGALYNDMMADPLKLRAVLEAVAAYDPGLPVMLMATADDSAARALGEAIGVPLWFEAFADRAYTASGHLVSRRLPGAVHHDPTLVIEQALRLARGEALVADDGSAVRLDASTLCVHGDNDSSVAAVRQIRQALDALVQR encoded by the coding sequence ATGAACAACGACAAGAGAGCTCGACCGATGAAACGCCTGCTACTCAATTGCGACATAGGCGAGAGTTTCGGCAATTGGCGCATGGGCCTGGACGCCGAGGTGATGCCTTACATCGATTGCGCCAATATCGCCTGTGGCTACCACGCAGGGGACCCGTGCACCATGCGCCGCACCGTGGCCCTGGCACTGAAGCACGGGGTGACCATCGGCGCCCATCCGGCCTATCCGGACCTGGTCGGTTTCGGGCGCCGCTCCATGGCCTGCAGCAGCGATGAGATCCGCGACCTGCTGCACTACCAGATCGGCGCTCTGGATGGGATCTGCAAAGTGCTGGGCAGCCGCGTGGCCTACGTCAAGCCCCACGGCGCGCTGTACAACGACATGATGGCCGACCCGCTCAAACTGCGCGCGGTGCTCGAGGCCGTGGCGGCCTATGACCCGGGCTTGCCGGTGATGCTCATGGCCACCGCCGACGACAGCGCTGCGCGCGCCCTGGGCGAGGCGATCGGGGTACCGCTGTGGTTCGAGGCCTTCGCCGACAGGGCCTATACCGCCAGCGGTCACCTGGTGTCCCGGCGCTTGCCCGGCGCGGTGCATCACGACCCGACCTTGGTGATCGAGCAGGCCCTGCGCCTGGCCCGTGGCGAGGCGTTGGTCGCCGATGACGGCAGTGCCGTGCGTCTGGATGCCAGCACCCTCTGTGTACACGGCGACAACGACAGCTCCGTGGCAGCCGTGCGGCAGATCCGCCAGGCGCTCGATGCCTTGGTGCAGCGATGA
- a CDS encoding vWA domain-containing protein, whose protein sequence is MLLNLFNEMRAAKVPVSVRELLDLLNALQQRVVFADMDEFYYLARAILVKDERHFDKFDRAFSAYFKGLEHLDRHLEALIPEDWLRKEFERSLSDEERAQIQSLGGLDKLIEEFKKRLEEQKERHAGGNKWIGTGGTSPFGSGGYNPEGIRVGEAGKRQGKAVKVWDQREYKNLDDQVELGTRNIKLALRRLRKFAREGAAEELDIDGTIDHTARDAGLLNIQMRPERRNTVKLLLLFDIGGSMDAHIKVCEELFSACKTEFKHMEYYYFHNFVYESVWKNNLRRTSERFSTFDLLHKYGDDYKVVFVGDAAMAPYEITQPGGSVEHWNEEAGYVWMQRFMEKFRKIIWINPYPKQAWDYTASTHLVRELIEDKMYPLTLQGLEDGMRYLSK, encoded by the coding sequence ATGCTGCTCAACCTGTTCAATGAAATGCGCGCGGCCAAGGTGCCGGTGTCGGTGCGCGAACTGCTCGACCTGCTCAATGCCCTGCAGCAGCGGGTGGTGTTCGCCGACATGGACGAGTTCTACTACCTGGCCCGGGCTATCCTGGTAAAGGACGAGCGGCATTTCGACAAGTTCGATCGGGCCTTCAGCGCCTACTTCAAGGGCCTGGAGCACCTGGACCGTCACCTGGAGGCGCTGATCCCCGAAGATTGGTTGCGCAAGGAGTTCGAACGCTCGCTCAGCGACGAGGAACGTGCGCAGATCCAATCCCTGGGCGGGCTGGACAAGCTGATCGAGGAATTCAAGAAGCGCCTTGAAGAGCAGAAGGAACGCCACGCCGGCGGCAACAAATGGATCGGCACCGGCGGCACCAGCCCGTTCGGCTCCGGCGGCTACAACCCCGAAGGCATCCGCGTCGGCGAGGCCGGCAAGCGTCAGGGCAAGGCGGTCAAAGTCTGGGACCAACGCGAATACAAGAACCTCGACGACCAAGTCGAACTGGGCACGCGCAACATCAAGCTGGCCCTGCGTCGGCTGCGCAAGTTCGCCCGCGAAGGCGCTGCCGAGGAGCTGGACATCGACGGCACCATCGACCACACCGCACGGGATGCGGGGCTGCTGAACATCCAGATGCGCCCGGAGCGGCGCAACACGGTCAAGCTGTTGTTGCTGTTCGACATCGGCGGCTCCATGGACGCCCACATCAAGGTCTGCGAGGAACTGTTCTCGGCCTGTAAGACCGAGTTCAAGCACATGGAGTACTACTACTTCCACAACTTCGTCTACGAGTCGGTGTGGAAGAACAACCTGCGCCGTACCTCAGAGCGTTTCTCCACCTTCGACCTGCTGCACAAGTATGGCGATGACTACAAAGTGGTGTTCGTCGGCGATGCCGCCATGGCGCCCTACGAGATCACCCAGCCGGGCGGCAGCGTTGAGCACTGGAACGAAGAAGCCGGCTACGTGTGGATGCAGCGCTTCATGGAGAAGTTCAGGAAGATCATCTGGATCAATCCGTACCCCAAGCAGGCGTGGGACTACACCGCGTCCACGCACCTGGTGCGCGAGCTGATCGAAGACAAGATGTATCCGTTGACCTTGCAGGGGTTGGAAGACGGAATGCGGTACCTGTCCAAGTAG
- the pxpB gene encoding 5-oxoprolinase subunit PxpB codes for MNPRIEVVAIDSLMVRLFDVIDEANMPWILAASQRLRTAFGSGLVDLVPSYTTLMVQFEQAPGQARALIGQALAGLQPDAGNAGRRHEIPVWYHASVGPELPVLAARSGLSEAEVIRLHSEREYPVFALGFAPGFGFMGLVDERLASPRLSTPRKRVAAGSVGIAERQTAAYPAVSPGGWNLIGRTPVRLFDHAREGYSLLQPGDRVRFVAVSHEQFMALGGDDSPLEAQA; via the coding sequence ATGAATCCACGTATCGAGGTGGTGGCCATCGACAGCCTGATGGTGCGCCTGTTCGACGTCATCGACGAGGCCAACATGCCGTGGATTCTGGCCGCCAGCCAGCGCTTGCGCACGGCTTTCGGCTCGGGTCTGGTGGACCTGGTCCCGTCCTACACCACGTTGATGGTGCAGTTCGAACAGGCGCCAGGGCAGGCGCGGGCGCTGATCGGTCAAGCACTGGCGGGGTTGCAGCCGGATGCGGGCAATGCTGGGCGTCGGCACGAGATTCCGGTGTGGTACCACGCCAGCGTCGGGCCAGAACTGCCGGTGCTGGCGGCCCGCAGCGGCTTGAGCGAAGCCGAGGTGATCCGCCTGCACAGCGAGCGGGAGTATCCGGTGTTCGCCCTCGGCTTCGCGCCGGGGTTCGGCTTCATGGGGCTGGTGGACGAACGCCTGGCCAGCCCGCGCCTGAGTACCCCGCGCAAGCGCGTGGCGGCGGGCAGCGTAGGCATCGCCGAGCGCCAGACCGCTGCCTACCCGGCCGTTTCGCCGGGCGGCTGGAACCTGATTGGGCGCACCCCGGTGCGCTTGTTCGACCACGCACGTGAGGGCTACAGCCTGCTGCAGCCGGGTGATCGGGTGCGCTTCGTGGCGGTGTCTCACGAGCAATTCATGGCATTGGGCGGCGACGACAGCCCGTTGGAGGCCCAGGCATGA
- a CDS encoding AAA family ATPase has protein sequence MKFEGTRDYVATDDLKLAVNAAITLERPLLVKGEPGTGKTMLAEQLAASFGARLITWHIKSTTKAHQGLYEYDAVSRLRDSQLGVDKVHDVRNYLKKGKLWEAFEADERVILLIDEIDKADIEFPNDLLQELDKMEFYVYEIDETIKAKQRPIIIITSNNEKELPDAFLRRCFFHYIAFPDRDTLQRIVDVHFPNIKQSLVSEALDVFFDVRKVPGLKKKPSTSELVDWLKLLMADNIGEAVLRERDPTKAIPPLAGALVKNEQDVQLLERLAFMSRRGNR, from the coding sequence ATGAAGTTCGAAGGTACCCGCGACTACGTCGCCACAGACGACCTGAAGCTGGCGGTGAACGCAGCCATCACCCTGGAGCGCCCGCTGCTGGTCAAAGGTGAGCCGGGCACCGGCAAGACCATGCTCGCCGAACAGCTCGCCGCCTCCTTCGGCGCCCGCCTGATCACCTGGCACATCAAATCCACCACCAAAGCCCACCAGGGCCTCTACGAATACGACGCGGTCAGCCGCCTGCGCGACTCGCAGTTGGGCGTGGACAAGGTCCACGACGTGCGCAACTACCTGAAAAAGGGCAAGCTCTGGGAAGCCTTCGAGGCTGACGAGCGTGTGATCCTGCTGATCGACGAGATCGACAAGGCCGACATCGAGTTCCCCAACGACCTGCTGCAGGAACTCGACAAGATGGAGTTCTACGTCTACGAGATCGACGAGACCATCAAGGCCAAGCAGCGTCCGATCATCATCATCACCTCCAACAACGAGAAGGAACTGCCGGACGCCTTCCTGCGCCGCTGCTTCTTCCACTACATCGCCTTCCCCGACCGCGACACGCTGCAGCGCATCGTCGACGTGCACTTCCCCAACATCAAGCAGTCGCTGGTCAGTGAAGCGCTGGATGTGTTCTTCGATGTGCGCAAGGTGCCGGGCCTCAAGAAAAAGCCTTCCACCTCCGAACTGGTCGACTGGCTCAAGCTGCTGATGGCCGACAACATCGGCGAAGCCGTGCTGCGCGAACGCGATCCTACCAAGGCCATTCCGCCGCTGGCGGGTGCCCTGGTCAAGAACGAGCAGGACGTGCAATTGCTCGAGCGCCTGGCCTTCATGAGCCGGCGCGGCAACCGCTGA
- a CDS encoding biotin-dependent carboxyltransferase family protein — protein MNRLTIEASTALCQLQDAGRFGVRHLGVTQGGVLDWVAMYWANWLLGNALDAPVVEVTLGGLSVVADQDCTLALTGADLDARLDDQPVQPWRSFRLAKGQRLSLRQPRHGARAYLAAPGGFQAEAVLGSCATVAREGLGGVDGQGSALGKGQVLQFAEGSPALREVPDPLRPVYSHTPTLDLVVGAQIGAFSGTSLFEAFNRDWTLDSRGDRMGIRLLGPQLVYQGAPMISEGIPLGAVQVPPDGQPIVLLNDRQTIGGYPRLGALTPLALTQLAQCLPGAVVRFRAVVQDEAWREQQAYGRRWR, from the coding sequence ATGAATCGATTGACGATCGAGGCCAGCACCGCGCTGTGCCAGTTGCAGGATGCCGGGCGCTTCGGCGTGCGCCACCTGGGGGTGACCCAGGGCGGGGTGTTGGATTGGGTGGCGATGTATTGGGCCAACTGGTTACTGGGCAATGCACTGGATGCGCCGGTGGTCGAAGTGACCTTGGGCGGTTTGAGCGTAGTGGCCGACCAGGACTGTACGTTGGCCCTGACAGGCGCCGATCTGGACGCGCGTCTGGACGACCAGCCCGTGCAGCCGTGGCGCAGTTTCCGCCTCGCCAAGGGCCAGCGCTTGAGCCTGCGTCAACCGCGCCACGGTGCTCGGGCCTACCTCGCTGCGCCTGGCGGTTTTCAGGCAGAAGCGGTGCTGGGCAGTTGTGCGACGGTGGCCCGCGAGGGGTTGGGGGGTGTCGATGGCCAAGGTTCGGCGCTCGGCAAAGGCCAGGTGCTGCAGTTCGCCGAGGGCTCGCCGGCCTTGCGCGAGGTACCGGATCCGCTGCGCCCGGTCTATTCGCACACACCAACGCTGGACTTGGTGGTGGGCGCGCAGATCGGCGCGTTCAGTGGCACCAGCCTGTTCGAGGCGTTCAACCGAGACTGGACCTTGGACAGCCGCGGCGATCGCATGGGCATTCGCCTGTTGGGGCCGCAGTTGGTTTACCAGGGGGCGCCAATGATTTCCGAAGGCATCCCGCTGGGGGCAGTGCAGGTGCCGCCGGATGGGCAGCCGATCGTGCTGCTCAACGACCGGCAGACCATTGGTGGGTATCCGCGGCTTGGAGCGTTGACGCCACTGGCGCTGACGCAATTGGCGCAGTGCCTGCCCGGGGCGGTGGTACGCTTCAGGGCGGTGGTGCAGGATGAGGCCTGGCGGGAACAGCAGGCTTACGGTCGGCGTTGGCGTTGA